Proteins from one Paenibacillus sp. J23TS9 genomic window:
- a CDS encoding YheC/YheD family protein: MTEKKKLRRTLMSKWTKTKLLVVHDDVKSVIPDTRKLSKSTLKSMLNAYKMVYVKPDVGTFGNGVIRVEKLESGGYSHQLGTKVNIKKDFDSFYDSLIKLTGSRSYLIQKGIHLVKYNHRRFDIRVMVQLSPKGIWETTGLIGRVAHPGKIVTNYHSGGKPMDVNRLLGAHLSQNQMTKTIGTLERLGVKVARHMHAKYPGFRQLGLDIGFDRTWTPWILEVNTNPDPYIFNQLSDKRMYRKVMKYRRASQ, from the coding sequence ATGACTGAGAAAAAGAAACTGCGTAGAACCCTGATGAGTAAGTGGACTAAAACGAAACTGCTTGTGGTTCATGATGATGTAAAGTCGGTTATACCGGATACACGAAAGTTAAGTAAGTCGACTTTGAAGTCTATGCTCAATGCCTATAAAATGGTATATGTTAAGCCTGATGTAGGGACCTTTGGCAACGGTGTGATCCGGGTGGAGAAGCTGGAGTCAGGAGGTTATTCGCATCAGTTGGGAACCAAGGTCAATATAAAAAAAGATTTCGATTCATTTTATGATTCTCTTATAAAATTAACCGGAAGCAGAAGCTACCTTATTCAGAAAGGGATTCATCTGGTGAAATACAATCACCGCCGTTTTGATATTCGCGTGATGGTTCAGCTGAGTCCGAAGGGAATATGGGAAACAACGGGGCTGATCGGAAGGGTAGCGCATCCGGGGAAAATTGTGACGAATTACCATAGCGGCGGAAAGCCAATGGATGTCAATCGTCTGCTGGGCGCACATTTATCCCAGAATCAAATGACCAAAACGATAGGGACGCTGGAACGACTGGGCGTTAAAGTAGCTCGTCATATGCATGCCAAATATCCTGGCTTCAGACAACTTGGACTTGATATTGGATTTGACCGTACCTGGACGCCGTGGATATTGGAAGTAAACACGAATCCTGATCCGTATATTTTCAACCAGCTTTCTGATAAAAGAATGTACCGAAAAGTAATGAAATATAGACGTGCTTCTCAATAG
- a CDS encoding ABC transporter ATP-binding protein has translation MSYGSKPILQGIDLDVYEGQIIGYIGPNGAGKSTTVKIMLGLVEGYQGEVRIFGRDIADGDIEYKRRIGYVPEVAELYDSLTAQEYLGFVGELYGLTQRKADHKARRLMAKFGLEEVYFDRISSFSKGMRQKVLLISSLLHNPDILFLDEPLSGLDANSVMIVKEILAALAAEGKTIFYSSHIMDVVEKISSRILLLNGGQIVADGSFEELREQSHERSLEQIFNDLTGFHEYKDVAASFVSIVQEV, from the coding sequence ATGAGTTATGGAAGCAAGCCGATTTTGCAGGGGATTGATCTGGACGTGTACGAGGGGCAAATTATCGGTTATATCGGTCCAAATGGCGCGGGCAAAAGCACAACGGTCAAAATCATGCTCGGTCTGGTAGAGGGCTACCAGGGAGAGGTGCGGATCTTTGGCAGGGACATCGCGGACGGGGACATCGAATACAAGCGGCGTATAGGCTATGTGCCTGAGGTGGCGGAGCTGTATGACAGTCTCACTGCGCAGGAGTATCTGGGGTTTGTGGGTGAGCTATATGGACTTACGCAGCGGAAGGCTGATCATAAGGCGAGACGTTTGATGGCTAAATTCGGGCTGGAAGAGGTTTATTTTGACCGGATATCTTCATTTAGTAAAGGTATGCGGCAGAAGGTGCTCCTCATATCGAGTCTGCTGCATAATCCGGACATCCTGTTCCTGGATGAGCCGCTGAGCGGTCTGGACGCCAACAGCGTCATGATCGTGAAGGAAATTCTGGCCGCGCTGGCGGCGGAAGGCAAGACGATTTTTTATTCATCGCATATTATGGACGTTGTGGAGAAGATCAGCAGCCGTATTCTGCTGTTAAACGGGGGGCAGATTGTCGCTGATGGCAGCTTTGAGGAGCTGCGGGAGCAGTCGCATGAGCGCTCGCTGGAGCAGATTTTCAACGATTTAACGGGATTTCATGAATATAAGGATGTGGCGGCGTCATTTGTATCGATCGTCCAAGAGGTGTAG
- a CDS encoding cupin domain-containing protein, whose product MSNIGKWEDAEPGVIRKIMQPGASLMMMEVHFEEGAEGYEHAHPHEQMSYCLKGKIEFTIDGEKTIITAGETIVIPGGARHGAKALEPSALLDCFTPLREDLIRR is encoded by the coding sequence ATGAGCAACATTGGAAAATGGGAAGATGCCGAACCGGGCGTGATCCGTAAAATCATGCAGCCGGGCGCATCGCTAATGATGATGGAGGTTCATTTTGAGGAGGGTGCGGAAGGCTATGAGCATGCACACCCGCATGAGCAGATGTCTTACTGCCTGAAGGGAAAGATCGAATTCACCATTGATGGCGAGAAGACCATCATCACCGCAGGTGAGACCATTGTCATTCCAGGCGGTGCGAGACATGGGGCCAAGGCACTTGAGCCGAGCGCGCTGCTTGATTGCTTCACGCCGCTGCGTGAAGACCTGATTCGCAGATAG